From Thermithiobacillus plumbiphilus, one genomic window encodes:
- a CDS encoding folate-binding protein translates to MHTKWQTFLASQGASFDPDGLVQHFGEPQHELEAVLTGQEILCDLSQYGLIRVSGPDAEKFLQGQFSNDIRLVTPERGQLSSYSNPKGRMLANFFIFRWQDAYWLLLSADLSAGVVERLKKFRLMAKAEIEDLSSEYVRIGLAGPDAQSLLTKATARADLPTTDWASVDAGDMLIAQLPWAGVQARLVIGKPEATQEIWGKLVQAGARPSGELPWNLLQIRAGIGLVSRNTTEKFIPQELNLEVLGGINFKKGCYPGQEIVARTKYLGRQKSRTYRLLSPISSDPGTSIHGSTLEGQAIGQLVACAPNGKGKYECLAVLRIDNAGEDLRLASERGPELVVLDLPYPTEAA, encoded by the coding sequence ATGCACACAAAATGGCAAACCTTTCTGGCGTCACAGGGCGCCAGTTTCGATCCTGACGGGCTGGTGCAGCATTTTGGCGAGCCCCAGCATGAACTGGAAGCCGTACTCACCGGTCAGGAGATTCTCTGTGATCTGAGCCAGTATGGATTGATCAGGGTTTCCGGCCCGGATGCAGAAAAATTTCTGCAGGGCCAGTTTTCCAATGACATCCGGCTCGTCACCCCCGAGCGGGGACAGCTTAGCAGTTACAGTAACCCCAAGGGCCGCATGCTGGCCAATTTCTTCATTTTTCGCTGGCAGGATGCCTACTGGCTGCTGCTCTCTGCCGATCTGAGCGCGGGCGTCGTCGAACGCTTGAAAAAATTCCGGCTGATGGCCAAGGCCGAAATTGAGGATCTTTCTTCAGAATATGTCCGCATCGGCCTGGCAGGACCTGACGCCCAATCCTTGCTCACCAAGGCCACCGCAAGGGCCGACCTGCCCACGACAGACTGGGCCAGCGTGGATGCGGGGGACATGCTCATAGCCCAGCTTCCCTGGGCTGGCGTGCAGGCCAGGCTGGTCATCGGCAAGCCTGAGGCAACGCAGGAAATCTGGGGGAAACTGGTGCAGGCCGGTGCCCGCCCGAGCGGCGAGTTGCCCTGGAATCTGCTGCAGATCAGGGCTGGTATCGGCCTTGTAAGCCGGAATACTACGGAAAAATTCATTCCCCAGGAACTGAATCTCGAGGTGCTCGGAGGCATCAATTTCAAGAAGGGATGCTATCCGGGCCAAGAGATCGTAGCACGCACCAAGTATCTCGGACGCCAGAAAAGCCGGACCTACCGCTTGCTCAGCCCGATCAGCAGCGATCCCGGCACCAGCATCCATGGGAGCACACTGGAAGGCCAGGCCATTGGCCAGCTCGTGGCTTGCGCGCCGAATGGCAAGGGGAAATATGAATGCCTGGCTGTG